A genomic stretch from Rhizobium brockwellii includes:
- a CDS encoding GntR family transcriptional regulator: MLQPVINETIAESSYRRIRADIIFGRLTPGQKLKLESLKESYETSISTLREVLNRLSSEGLVVAEGQKGFEVSPVSVSDLKETAALRLLLETHALEQSFVHGDVEWEAPLVSAHYKLARMEQVMASGDTSRAEDWKRYDWEFHQALISACGSKLLMETHSVIFDRYLRYQMVALSYRGDVAANEHQQLLDAALRRDAETAKRVLVMHIQGGVEHALARGTLR; encoded by the coding sequence ATGTTGCAGCCGGTTATCAACGAGACCATTGCCGAGAGCAGCTACAGGCGCATTCGGGCCGACATCATTTTTGGCCGGCTGACTCCCGGGCAAAAATTGAAGCTGGAAAGCCTGAAGGAGTCCTACGAGACCAGCATCAGCACACTTCGCGAAGTGCTGAACCGGCTGTCCTCCGAGGGGCTTGTCGTCGCCGAGGGGCAAAAAGGTTTCGAAGTGTCTCCGGTGTCGGTTTCAGACCTCAAGGAGACGGCGGCGCTGAGGCTTCTCCTGGAAACACATGCGCTGGAGCAGTCGTTCGTGCATGGCGACGTGGAGTGGGAAGCTCCGCTGGTATCCGCACATTACAAATTGGCGCGGATGGAACAGGTGATGGCATCCGGTGACACCAGCAGGGCCGAGGACTGGAAGCGCTACGACTGGGAGTTCCACCAAGCCTTGATATCCGCCTGCGGGTCGAAACTGCTGATGGAGACGCATTCGGTGATCTTTGACAGATATCTCAGATATCAGATGGTTGCCTTGTCTTATCGAGGCGATGTCGCGGCCAATGAACACCAACAGCTTTTGGATGCGGCATTGCGACGTGACGCGGAGACGGCGAAGCGGGTTCTTGTGATGCATATTCAAGGCGGCGTCGAACATGCGCTGGCGAGAGGGACGCTGAGATAG
- a CDS encoding GntR family transcriptional regulator — MLKQIHDPAETVSDVVFRQIREDIISGTLPPGAKIKLEQAKERYSIGISSLREILSRLTTENLVVAEGQRGFEVSPASRRELLELADLRIVLETHAIGLAFAAGNLEWEGRIVAAHHRLAAAERKLLAGDVSRTVDWVRYDWEFHQAIVSACNSATLMATLSSVFDRFLRYHMLAESFRGKPVVDDHRLLFELSIQRDVAGATDVVRRHVQSGVEHVLKSGRIA; from the coding sequence ATGCTCAAGCAAATCCACGACCCGGCTGAAACAGTAAGCGATGTCGTCTTCCGGCAGATCCGCGAGGATATCATATCCGGGACATTGCCGCCGGGAGCCAAGATCAAGCTGGAACAGGCAAAGGAGCGTTACTCCATCGGCATTTCATCGCTGCGCGAAATTCTGAGCCGCCTGACCACGGAAAACCTCGTTGTCGCCGAAGGGCAGCGTGGTTTTGAAGTCAGCCCCGCTTCGCGCCGCGAACTCCTCGAACTCGCCGACCTCAGGATCGTTCTTGAAACACATGCGATCGGCCTTGCCTTCGCTGCGGGAAATCTTGAATGGGAGGGGCGTATCGTCGCCGCCCACCACCGGCTGGCTGCCGCCGAACGCAAGCTCCTTGCGGGCGACGTCTCGCGGACAGTCGACTGGGTCCGATACGACTGGGAGTTCCATCAGGCCATTGTCTCGGCCTGCAATTCAGCGACGCTGATGGCGACATTGTCATCGGTCTTCGACCGCTTTCTCCGCTACCATATGCTGGCCGAAAGTTTTCGCGGAAAGCCTGTTGTCGATGACCACAGGCTTCTGTTTGAACTTTCCATTCAGCGCGACGTCGCCGGCGCGACCGACGTCGTCAGACGGCACGTTCAAAGCGGCGTGGAGCATGTGCTCAAGAGCGGGCGGATTGCCTAA